From one Triticum urartu cultivar G1812 chromosome 3, Tu2.1, whole genome shotgun sequence genomic stretch:
- the LOC125543666 gene encoding uncharacterized protein LOC125543666 isoform X1, giving the protein MAAVAGPTVLRLRPRAASLSAPAISAPPRCRLSSVACSYPKLAGSFAVQRVNGSRMQYLGTPKEQVLRSSSNHDGHSKRIVSCTASDKQEPIASLTSDTPVLEDTNSNTADSSASLGSDFTERSAGKPGFISFHGGSSQTLSVEGVPHPGKEASRLVWFVGPTILVAFLVLPSLYLRRVLSAVFEDSLLTDFLILFFTEALFYGGVGIFVLLIDKVWRPLQQVAPKSYIWSKARFFRISSVTTMVLSLIIPLLTMGMVWPWTGPAASATLAPYLVGLVVQFVFEQYARHRKSPSWPVIPIIFKVYRLHQLNRAAQLVTALTFSVRGTEATNQTLSIMNSLGALLTVLQILGVICVWSLSSFLMRFLPSSDIPDP; this is encoded by the exons ATGGCCGCCGTGGCAGGCCCCACCGTCCTCCGGCTCCGCCCCAGGGCCGCCTCCCTGTCCGCGCCGGCCATCTCCGCCCCTCCTCGCTGCCGCCTCAGCTCCGTAGCCTGCTCCTATCCCAAG CTTGCAGGATCATTTGCAGTTCAGAGGGTAAATGGAAGTAGGATGCAGTACTTGGGCACTCCAAAAG AACAAGTTCTAAGGAGCTCCAGCAACCATGATGGACATAGTAAGCGAATTGTTTCCTGCACTGCTAGCGACAAACAGGAGCCAATTGCTTCGCTTACCTCGGACACACCGGTCTTAGAAGATACCAATAGTAATACTGCAGATTCCTCTGCATCTTTGGGCTCCGATTTTACTGAGAGGAGTGCTGGAAAACCGGGATTCATCTCATTTCATGGCGGCAGCTCTCAAACGTTAAGTGTGGAGGGTGTGCCACATCCTGGCAAGGAAGCATCTAGATTAGTATGGTTTGTTGGTCCAACTATTCTTGTGGCATTCTTGGTTCTTCCATCGCTTTACCTGCGCAGAGTACTCTCAGCCGTGTTTGAGGATTCCCTGTTGACAG ATTTCCTTATACTATTCTTCACTGAGGCTCTGTTTTACGGAGGAGTCGGGATTTTTGTCCTGTTAATTGATAAAGTCTGGAGACCTTTGCAGCAGGTAGCACCTAAGAGCTACATCTGGTCAAAAGCTAGGTTTTTCCGAATTTCTTCAGTAACAACGATGGTTCTAAGCCTGATAATACCGCTTCTGACAATGGGCATGGTTTGGCCCTGGACTGGTCCAGCAGCTTCAGCTACTCTTGCACCTTATCTGGTAGGTCTTGTTGTACAATTCGTATTCGAGCAGTATGCACGGCATCGGAAATCACCTTCTTGGCCAGTTATCCCTATTATCTTTAAG GTCTACAGGCTTCACCAACTGAACAGGGCAGCTCAACTGGTGACAGCACTCACCTTTTCTGTTAGAGGAACTGAGGCAACAAATCAAACTTTGTCTATCATGAACTCCTTAGGGGCACTACTGACTGTTCTTCAAATTCTTGGCGTTATCTGTGTATGGTCACTCTCGAGCTTTCTGATGAggtttcttccctcttcagaCATTCCAGATCCTTGA
- the LOC125548284 gene encoding high-affinity nitrate transporter 2.3 has translation MEGESKPAAMGVQAAPKGKFRMPVDSDNKATEFWLFSFARPHMSAFHLSWFSFFCCFVSTFAAPPLLPLIRDNLGLTGKDIGNAGIASVSGAVFARLAMGTACDLVGPRLASAAIILLTTPAVYCSAIIDSASSFLLVRFFTGFSLASFVSTQFWMSSMFSSPKVGLANGVAGGWGNLGGGAVQFIMPLVYEIVRKIGSTDFVAWRIAFFIPGIMQTFSAIAVLAFGQDMPDGNYRKLHKSGEMHKDSFGNVLRHAVTNYRAWILALTYGYCFGVELAVDNIVAQYFYDRFDVNLHTAGLIAASFGMANIISRPGGGLMSDWLSDRFGMRGRLWGLWVVQTIGGVLCVVLGVVDYSFGASVAVMILFSFFVQAACGLTFGIVPFVSRRSLGLISGMTGGGGNVGAVLTQVIFFRGTKYKTETGIMYMGLMILACTLPITLIYFPQWGGMFAGPRKGATAEEYYSQEWTEEERAKGYSAATERFAENSVREGGRRAASGSQSRHTVPVDGSPADV, from the coding sequence ATGGAGGGGGAGTCGAAGCCGGCGGCGATGGGGGTGCAGGCGGCGCCCAAGGGCAAGTTCAGGATGCCGGTGGACTCGGACAACAAGGCCACCGAGTTCTGGCTCTTCTCGTTCGCGAGGCCGCACATGAGCGCCTTCCACCTCTCGTGGTTCTCCttcttctgctgcttcgtctCCACCTTCGCGGCGCCGCCGCTCCTGCCGCTCATCCGGGACAACCTTGGCCTCACGGGCAAGGACATCGGCAACGCCGGGATCGCGTCCGTGTCCGGCGCCGTGTTCGCGCGTCTCGCCATGGGCACGGCCTGCGACCTGGTCGGGCCCCGCCTGGCGTCCGCGGCCATCATACTGCTCACCACCCCCGCGGTGTACTGCTCGGCCATCATCGACTCCGCGTCGTCCTTCCTGCTCGTGCGCTTCTTCACGGGCTTCTCGCTCGCCTCCTTCGTGTCCACGCAGTTCTGGATGAGCTCCATGTTCTCGTCGCCCAAGGTGGGGCTGGCCAACGGCGTCGCGGGAGGCTGGGGCAACCTCGGCGGGGGCGCCGTGCAGTTCATCATGCCGCTCGTGTACGAGATCGTCCGCAAGATCGGCAGCACGGACTTCGTCGCGTGGCGCATCGCCTTCTTCATCCCGGGCATCATGCAGACGTTCTCGGCCATCGCCGTGCTGGCGTTCGGGCAGGACATGCCGGACGGCAACTACCGTAAGCTGCACAAGAGCGGGGAGATGCACAAGGACAGCTTCGGCAACGTGCTGCGCCACGCGGTCACCAACTACCGCGCCTGGATCCTGGCGCTCACCTACGGCTACTGCTTCGGCGTCGAGCTCGCCGTCGACAACATCGTGGCGCAGTACTTCTACGACCGCTTCGACGTGAACCTCCACACGGCCGGGCTCATCGCCGCCAGCTTCGGGATGGCCAACATCATCTCCCGCCCCGGCGGCGGGCTCATGTCCGACTGGCTGTCCGACCGGTTCGGCATGCGCGGCAGGCTGTGGGGGCTGTGGGTCGTGCAGACCATCGGCGGCGTCCTCTGCGTGGTGCTCGGCGTCGTCGACTACTCGTTCGGCGCGTCGGTGGCCGTCATGATACTCTTCTCCTTCTTCGTGCAGGCCGCGTGCGGGCTCACGTTCGGCATCGTGCCGTTCGTGTCGCGGCGGTCGCTGGGGCTCATCTCCGGGATGACCGGCGGGGGCGGCAACGTGGGGGCCGTGCTGACGCAGGTCATCTTCTTCCGCGGCACCAAGTACAAGACGGAGACGGGGATCATGTACATGGGGCTGATGATCCTGGCGTGCACGCTGCCCATCACGCTCATCTACTTCCCGCAGTGGGGCGGCATGTTCGCCGGGCCGCGGAAGGGGGCGACGGCGGAGGAGTACTACAGCCAGGAGTGGACCGAGGAGGAGCGGGCCAAGGGGTACAGCGCCGCGACCGAGCGTTTCGCGGAGAACAGCGTGCGTGAGGGCGGGCGGAGGGCGGCGTCGGGCAGCCAGTCAAGGCACACCGTCCCCGTCGACGGGTCGCCGGCAGACGTGTGA
- the LOC125543666 gene encoding uncharacterized protein LOC125543666 isoform X2 has protein sequence MQYLGTPKEQVLRSSSNHDGHSKRIVSCTASDKQEPIASLTSDTPVLEDTNSNTADSSASLGSDFTERSAGKPGFISFHGGSSQTLSVEGVPHPGKEASRLVWFVGPTILVAFLVLPSLYLRRVLSAVFEDSLLTDFLILFFTEALFYGGVGIFVLLIDKVWRPLQQVAPKSYIWSKARFFRISSVTTMVLSLIIPLLTMGMVWPWTGPAASATLAPYLVGLVVQFVFEQYARHRKSPSWPVIPIIFKVYRLHQLNRAAQLVTALTFSVRGTEATNQTLSIMNSLGALLTVLQILGVICVWSLSSFLMRFLPSSDIPDP, from the exons ATGCAGTACTTGGGCACTCCAAAAG AACAAGTTCTAAGGAGCTCCAGCAACCATGATGGACATAGTAAGCGAATTGTTTCCTGCACTGCTAGCGACAAACAGGAGCCAATTGCTTCGCTTACCTCGGACACACCGGTCTTAGAAGATACCAATAGTAATACTGCAGATTCCTCTGCATCTTTGGGCTCCGATTTTACTGAGAGGAGTGCTGGAAAACCGGGATTCATCTCATTTCATGGCGGCAGCTCTCAAACGTTAAGTGTGGAGGGTGTGCCACATCCTGGCAAGGAAGCATCTAGATTAGTATGGTTTGTTGGTCCAACTATTCTTGTGGCATTCTTGGTTCTTCCATCGCTTTACCTGCGCAGAGTACTCTCAGCCGTGTTTGAGGATTCCCTGTTGACAG ATTTCCTTATACTATTCTTCACTGAGGCTCTGTTTTACGGAGGAGTCGGGATTTTTGTCCTGTTAATTGATAAAGTCTGGAGACCTTTGCAGCAGGTAGCACCTAAGAGCTACATCTGGTCAAAAGCTAGGTTTTTCCGAATTTCTTCAGTAACAACGATGGTTCTAAGCCTGATAATACCGCTTCTGACAATGGGCATGGTTTGGCCCTGGACTGGTCCAGCAGCTTCAGCTACTCTTGCACCTTATCTGGTAGGTCTTGTTGTACAATTCGTATTCGAGCAGTATGCACGGCATCGGAAATCACCTTCTTGGCCAGTTATCCCTATTATCTTTAAG GTCTACAGGCTTCACCAACTGAACAGGGCAGCTCAACTGGTGACAGCACTCACCTTTTCTGTTAGAGGAACTGAGGCAACAAATCAAACTTTGTCTATCATGAACTCCTTAGGGGCACTACTGACTGTTCTTCAAATTCTTGGCGTTATCTGTGTATGGTCACTCTCGAGCTTTCTGATGAggtttcttccctcttcagaCATTCCAGATCCTTGA